CGTCCCGCGACAACGATCGTTGACCGAAGACCGGATGCCCCGTATCTAATCGGCGCCCGGACCGTTTGTCGTTACGTGAAACGCGCGCGTAACGCACCGCCCTATCGCGCGTGCGACCGTTCCGGCCGAATCAACCGTTTTTTCGACGTCTGCGCCGTGCTTCCTTTCTACTCCGAATTCAATGTCGCGTTTCCCGTTGCGCTTAGTCACGCGCGATACATTTCTGATCGGCTACAGCGATCCGCTGCCTCGTTGCTAACGGCAACTCGCTGCGGGATGGAATCGCGAAACCGGATTAAGCGCACGCTTTCTTATGGAAAGCTGCGTTTACGGGCTGTCGTTCGAAATGAATCGAGAGCTTCGAATATGAACGGgagaattctgttttctttgaGAGCGGCGCGCTTAGTGTATCCTGATTACGAATAAGATTAAGATTACCTCGAATCGAATGTATCGAGCAGCATTCTCTTGTACGTGTAATTTCGAAATAGATCGATTGCCATTTTGAGTACAATACGTTAACGAACGTAGCCTCGAAATCTATAATTAAACTCCGTTTCCTTAAGGTTAAACTATTTAGTTTCACTCTTAGATTCTACGTCTCCAGAAACCCTGGAGCCAGGTTGTTTGCAACTGTTCATGGAAATAACAGAAACATGCAAATGTACCACTTAACAGTCATCAAGACGCCTCTCGCGTGGCGACAGTACTTTGTAAAACGCGGGCGCGACATCTTGTCAATTAAGCGTCAGCAACGGAGCAATTAAACACACggagcaattaaccctttgcgaatgtCGATGTTTCGgtcagatgaaatgttcagatttggaagactaagtcgtgggcagacgatctaattagtcgaacagcgagagatcagcacatagttttctttctattaattaagcgattgatatacaatttagcttcatacgttgggggttttctatatttcaaagaatcctcgtccgcagaGGAAAACCCTTTGCGTTTctaagtgctcttggtttctaactttgaggttcacgtcgacgttagttcattcaattaatatgacgctctatttattcaagaatatttgggagtcattgaaatgttacctctAAATGGTAaaattgtgatgctacaaataaatatagaaaaaattgttaaaggtagaggttgcaaaatggaatgtcgagtctgactcgacataggactgctaagggttaaagcaaCTGCAACCCAATGAAAATCGTGTATAAAGTGCCATCGTCCAAGGGTTAGACGGGTAACTTTACttgctaaaataaaaactaagtccgtagtcaggttaaatatatttattacgcgatgtggctctaacgaatGGCGACTGCATGGTAGTCCCCTTGGTCACAAATTTGTCAATGGGCcttatctctcaggcccccaagcaTCGACGCGCAAAAGTGCGAACCGTCTACGATAATAAGCCGACTATCGAAAAGCGCGAGCTTGCCGCGGCAAAGAACTAAACCGACATTTGTCCTCGTTTATAGGATACCGGCAAGGGCGGCGTGGCGGCGAGGGTGCATTAGCGGCGGAAGGTAATGCGCTTGGCGAGCGGAAGCGAGAACCGAGAAGCCCCGAGCGGCCCGAGCCGTGTTCGCTGTTCGGTCCCGCTTTCCCTTCGGGCCCCGGTCCCCGAGAAGGACGCGGCCGTTCGGAGGTCGCCGAGGTTCGCGAGGTCCCTCGGCCCCGCTGCGGAGAGATCATCGGTCCTCGACGGCGCGGGAACGCGGGCAGCGTCACCAACGAGGACGGCAGCCGACAGGGAGCGCCTCGTCCAGCACGGCGCTCTTCTATCGCCGATAGGAAGGAGTTATGGTGTCTCGCACATGCGATGACTGCGGCGGCAGCCGTGGCACTGTGGCATCGTGCCCACCTCTACAAGGCGATCGTCTGCGTCGTCCTCGCTCTGATCGCCATCCAATATTTACTTAGCGGCGTgatcgatcgccgatcgatAGAGACGATTTTCACCATTAACGCCACCAGGTACGTAACGCGAATTCCAACGGATATGCCCGATGGCTCCGCGAGAGCGGTCTTCTTTCATCGCTGGGACGTCGATCGGTCAACGGTCTCGATCGGACCGTTTTCTCGATGGGAATTCGAGGAGGAAACGATCCTCGGATGATGTGCTCTGTAATGCTATGGCAGGAGGAGGTTCGGGAAGATTAGGAGGGAGGAGCGTTCCGGGATCTATCAGAACTGACCTCTCATCATCATCAGCGAGAATCTTGGTAGAATCGTGTCTTAGATGGAGGGAGGAGTGTAgtcctttttttcctttgtgCATAATGGTATTCAGTTCCTGGGAGGAATTCTTAATACCTCGATGGATTCATGTTGATGTAATTTGATTAGTTGTTTGCCTTTTTTCGCTTGTGGAACTGCCGCAATTCTTTGCTTCAAATTATACACCTACCTTTCATTCTCTTTGCCTCAAATTCTATATCTACCTTTCATTCTCTTTCCTAAATCTCTACTACTACTCTCTCTAATGCCATTCGCCTCTCCTCATTCTCTTCTCATTGTCTTCTCATTCCAGACACCCCTCTTCCTCATTTCCTCATCCACACACACTGCCTTTCTTCTGTTCTAATCAATCCCTTTTCTTCTTAGTCCACCCTCTTCATTCATTTCTCCCCTTACTGTCCAACACAATATAATGTCCTTTAACTCCTAACTCTTACTTCCCCATATCTTCCTCCTCCTCACACCTTATCAACAACACGTGCTCCGAAATTCTTTCTGCTCCCCTGTCTAACCCTGCACACACATTCCTTCTCCACAACCCGTAATCTTCCTCCTCTGATTTCGCTCCCCAACCTGAATCTTCTAATCACTCTCTACACTCTCCTCCTTCCATCCCTCTAAATATTTCGACTTTCCCTCCCTTACCACCTTGTACCATTGCATACTTCCTTATTTGTAAATCTCTCGGCTCCGGTCGCGCGCTGCACCGAATCGCCGTCGCGTTCCGACGCGGAGCGGCGACGGTTGCGCAGGCTCCTCTCCTCCAAGTAGATTTCCGAGAAAATTCATTCTGCCAACGTAGCCGCGGCACGTACATTCCAGTAGAGTACGTGATCCCGTTACTTCGTTAGCGGTCATTTAGATCGTCCGTTTGCGGAAGCGGTCGCTAACGATCCTTTGACCTTTACGCGGCCCGAAACCTCCATTCCGCGAGCGTGCTCGTCGCCGGCGAGCCCGCGGCGAGCGTTCCCCGTCTCTATGGCGGGCCTGTCCCGCGCGTCAGCGCAGGAAAGTCCTCTCGGAGGAAGAGAGGCCGGGGATCTCTCCATTAATCGTTCGCGGGAAACGGTGGCGCGGACGGAAGGAAGTAAACGAGATAAGTTTCGTCCGAAATCGAATATTCCCGGGTAAACTATCGGGCGATGGGGGAGCGGACGCTGAAGAATCGCGACGCGATTAACGGTGTAGCCTCGTTTTACCGCGTTTTCGCGGAATTTACGACGCCGGTTAATTTCGAATTTTGTTAGCGACGACGATTATCCTCGCGACTCGTTGCGAGATGCGCGAAGTAGATGACACTGCCGAAGACTCGATGGAATCGATGTCTACCGAATttcattcttaaccctttgcactcgaacgttttttactagaaatatgcaacactttctgataggatacagacgatctttgaaactaattaatgagaaaacatatatgaattaagGAGGAAAGttcttttatttcagtattcgcgtattgatgcgttatacaaagcttaatattacatatgagactttataattttgtatcaaatcaagtggcgactgagagtcacctctcgagtgcaaagggttaaagaatcatCTCCAGCCATCGTCATCGCGTCGAATCCCGCAGTCGCCGACGCGCGGTGTTACCGTTATTCGCGATCGGGCGTCGTCGGATCGTTGCAGGGGAGATTGTTCCCATATTTCTCCTCGCAGCGTACCGGAATGTTAATTCCGTTGCGTATTACCTCGATCCCCGCGTCCCGTCGagcacgcgagcgcgcgcgcgcctcttcTGTTCGCCGAGCGAGCGTTCCCAACCGCGAAATTCCGGCGTTCGCTTCGAAACGATCGATCGCTGGGCTCGCGGAAGTCCCGGAGGGGCTCCCACGGCTGTAAATCATCGTTAAGGGAAACGTCCGCGTCTTTGTTCGCATAAATCTGTCAACCGGCCCGGCGATAACGCGCGTCCGCGTTTCAAAGCGCCGCGGAATCGATCGAACGCCGCCAACTGCGCGCTTGTTGCGAATGCCACCGTCGACGATTCCCTTCTTCCCTCTGTCGATCTTCCCGGAAAATACGTGGAAAGTTTCTTTACATTGAGACAGTAAACACGTCTGGCTCGGTGTAACTGATCGGCACGTGACGAACTACATTAACCTTTCAACGCCGGGATTTCCCAGCAATTATGCGGCGAGCTTCAGCGCGAAACTGTATATGACATTGATACTGTGACAATTAAAAGTGTTGTTAGGGAATGTCGTGCGCGGAAAACAAATGGCGGCGTTAACGTtatatcgagcagttaaattgactttgaaattcctctataactTCGAGATTGATTGATTTCAAACTCGGTTTGTctattgctacatcaatttcttcaatagttCCTCCGAGAAACGTCTATCTTTCTGATAACCGCAAAACGGGGAAATCAATGGGTGATTTGGACCGTCTGTTTCAGTGTGAAACACAGTTATAGGCAGAGCGAGCCAATCCAGCGTATCGTTTAAAGACACGATACCGAGAGCTATAGCGGCGTACAGAAGCTGAAAGGTTAActtctttcataaatattggAGATCGAGATCcgcttttcttttcaattgacCGTAATCCTATCCAGCCGAATCCGTAGATGGCTTTGCCAATTCCATTTCCATTAGAGGCGAAAGGGAAACCTTTGCGACGCAAACGAGACGAAAGCGAGAAGCTTCGAGAAGTTTCCCAAACTGAATTCCCAGCGATCTCCAGCCGACGGAGAGACCCGCGATCCGGAGACGGGGACCGTTCCGTCTCGGGTCGACGTCGCTGCTCCCGTACTTTGTTCCGGAACTTGGAAAGAACACGGCAGAAATCGCGGAAAAGTTCGTTTTACGGGCACGTCCCTTCGTAAACTTCCCGCAACACCCCTCGTAACGGTGTAACGTGTCTCGTTAGGGGATTTCAGCTCGACTCGGTTATCCCGTTGATCGTTCTCCTAAAGCCGACGTTCCGTGCGCGACGTTCCTCGAAAAGCAAACGGAAGTCCCGGGAAACAGGAAATATTTAACCGTCCCTTAACCCTCTATGGCCggatttttgttcacgattataacaaaatctacgcagtacaaaattaataaatatccacatatgaatacgaattaacaatgtattcaatagtttcagtaatttcatcgaacgaatatgtttcgtaactttcaagttacaatgacgtttcacgcgatatttatttatttatttacaatatttatttcagcttaaccccttgacctacgatttcTCAActatctatgtttgctctaagcTATAATAATTCGTAATAGAAGAGtactattcaatttgtattcacaaaaattaacactagaactaccgagcatttaatacgattaatatgcaattcccataaaaattgtaacaatagattactttcagtttcttcgagcattcattatagtactcaaatgaaactacttgttttcaaaatcgtttcgaatattcaatgcttcgaacatatcaataatcgctgaacaaacaaatcgaaaccagtcattttgactggcacgtagttccagtgttaacgagATCAACGCTGATTCGTTTCGCTTCGTAGCCGACGTACTCCCGATACGATCGAACGTCGAGCgtcgcgcggccgcgatcgatTCGAAAATGTCGGTTTCCATAATGGAACAATGAATCAGTTTCGCTTCAACCGAGACAAGTAGACGCGTCTGTTCGGTACAACGGACCGGCACGCAACGAACTACCTTAACTTCTTTCATAAATATCGCGATGGAGATTGAGgtccgtttttctttttaaccttTCGCGGACGGACGTCGATACTCCGGGGAGGTGGAACGTTCGTATTTGGAACGGAAAGTCGCGAGCGAATGATGCACTCGCCTCGACGGCAAGAGATCAGTAGTTTCctccttttaattattcaagcaaACTAGTATAATTAGCTTCGTCACGGTGTTTATTCCCAAGAATCTTCCGCgaaggattaacacgttgacgcccACTTCGAAACCGGTAATCACGAGGAAAAAATTCCTTTCTTCTCTTAATCAGTTGATCCTTGAGGAGTTCGATCGAGATATACTCtcagaataaaattactatatttataatactaagaatatagCACGACCATTGCCGTCATTCACTAGCATTGAACAGCATCGTAGAGATCGAGATCCATTTTCCTTTAAATCGATTTTAATTCTATCCAGTCCGCATAGATCCTATCACAACCAATTCCATTTCTAATAGAAAACCTCCCTCATCCTCGACTCGAGCGGATCGCCGTCGAatcgacgatcgatcgatcaatccTCGAACAAACCCATTTCCCGCGAAATCGAGATGCCCGAAACGATCGAAAGCAGGAGCGCTCCGGCGATAAACGGCTTAATTGCGATTTAATTAGGCCGCGCATCGTTCCGCTATAGATTTAAAGAGCGGAGCGTTCGCACGTCGCTCGCCGCGGAAGGTTCGCGCTAAAACGAGCGCGGCTGAGAATAAATCCCGAGTGTTCGGGCCGTCTAAAGATACCGAGACCGAGAGGCGTTCGATTCCCGATTCCGCGGGGAGGCTCGGTCGCGATTCACCTCTGACTTCTCTGGTCCGTTCGCAGGTACGCCGACCGTACCTACAGGCACCACCCGCGCGGCCTGATCATATACGGGCCGGTGACGGTATCGAGCTTGCTCGCGAGCAACAATGTCACCGAGACGACGATGCACTGGGCCGGCAACAGGAGCCACCCGGATTTCTCCAAGTCGGACGCCGCTTTCCCCACCCGGAACGCGTACCCGGTGCCCAGCTCGCTGGAATTCGGCTCGACGACGCCGAACTCGACGAACGGCACCGCGCTGCGACGGTGCCCGCTCATTCCTCCGAATCTCGGTAAGTTCTGCCATCCGTAAGATAATACTGAGACATATACACGCTAAACAAGCGATGCTTGTTCATTCCTCCGAATCTCGGTAAGTTCTGCCATCCGTAAGATAATATTGAGACACATACACGCTAAACAAGCGGCAATATCTGCTTGTTCCTCCGAATCTCAATAAGTTTTGCCATCCGTAAGATAATATTGAGACACATACACGTTAAACAAGCGATGCTTGCTTGTTCCTCCGAATTTGGGTAAGTTCCATCTGCTGTGAGGTAATCTTGAGACATTCATgcaagttaacactagaactaccgagcatttaatacgattaaccctttgcactcggaagtttttcagtagaaatatttgaacattttctgatgagataaaatcgatatttcgtggaactaagtcgacgagaaatcacgcgtgcattgaggaacaaagctattttgttcgaatatttctcagaatgatgcattataggagatataatattaaatatcagattttatagttttactgtaaatcgagtggtgagagtcacctctcgagtgcaaagggttaaagagagtTCTCCAGCAGATTCCATTCTGTTTTATGCAAAATCCTGTTTTAACATCCATCTCCGATTGGAATGGAAGCTCGCTCGCAACTTGCTCGCAACTTGCTCGCAACTTGTTCCGTCACTCGTTATCATTCGTTCGCAGTTGGACCTCTGTCTGTCGGCAAGTCTCCCCCGGAACTGTCGGTGATGGAGAAGGAGTTCAGCGACGTGAAGCCCGGGGGTAGAGGGTGCCCGACGGACTGCGTCGCCAGGCACCGCGTCGCCATCGTCATACCGTTCCGAGACCGACCGCAACACCTCCAAGCGTTGCTGTACAATCTCCATCCGATGTTGCTCCGTCAGCAGATCGACTA
This portion of the Nomia melanderi isolate GNS246 chromosome 11, iyNomMela1, whole genome shotgun sequence genome encodes:
- the LOC116434873 gene encoding beta-1,4-N-acetylgalactosaminyltransferase bre-4, translating into MTAAAAVALWHRAHLYKAIVCVVLALIAIQYLLSGVIDRRSIETIFTINATRYADRTYRHHPRGLIIYGPVTVSSLLASNNVTETTMHWAGNRSHPDFSKSDAAFPTRNAYPVPSSLEFGSTTPNSTNGTALRRCPLIPPNLVGPLSVGKSPPELSVMEKEFSDVKPGGRGCPTDCVARHRVAIVIPFRDRPQHLQALLYNLHPMLLRQQIDYQIFVVEQKGSEAFNRAMLMNVGYVEALKERTFDCFIFHDVDLLPEDDRNLYTCPEQPRHMSVAVDKFKYRLPYADLFGGVSAMSREHFRLVNGFSNVFWGWGGEDDDMANRIKARGLHISRYPANVARYKMLTHKKEKANPKRYEYLKTGKKRFATDGLSNLQYELVDEQKPKLYTWLLVKLTPPQPS